A genomic region of Lachnoclostridium edouardi contains the following coding sequences:
- a CDS encoding DUF4368 domain-containing protein has translation MNKQSENITALYCRLSRDDEQEGASGSIKNQQSILEKYAKDNGFPNPRVFVDDGWSGTTFARPAFTEIMELAEKGLIGTLIVKDHSRLGRNRLVVGQLLEEGFDSLGVRYIAIMDNIDTAKGISDLVPMQDLFNEWHAKNTSQKVHNVFRNKGMSGVPLTTNPPFGYMKNPDDKKEWMIDEEAAKVVRRIFALCVDGFGPTQIAKKLKADKVMTPTEYWNSIGRNCGKPPEKPFNWCSATIADILAKQEYCGDTVNFRSTTKSFKNKTKIERPQEEWKIFPNTHPAIIEREVFELVQELRQHRRRPTKSGIVSPFSGLLYCADCGQKLYYSVTGNYKREQANFFCSSYRKNSEVCSAHYIREKVVMETVLESMRRILLNVQAFEKEFVRKQMECYSEDKKKELAQKRRELNKAKKRIAEIDSLIQKIYEDNAIGKISDERYATLSMSYEEEQQRLKAGIPEMENYLETETDKTESLQKFIDKVKKITELKELTPELIHEFIDRIIVYAPRYLDGKRVQLMDIYYNGVGILRELSPEEMENAFQEHLEERERNKAKTA, from the coding sequence ATGAATAAACAGTCAGAAAATATAACTGCCTTGTACTGTCGCTTGTCTCGTGACGATGAGCAGGAAGGTGCTTCGGGCAGTATTAAAAATCAGCAGTCCATACTTGAGAAGTACGCAAAAGACAATGGCTTTCCCAATCCCCGTGTATTCGTTGACGACGGTTGGTCGGGTACAACTTTCGCAAGACCTGCCTTTACGGAGATAATGGAACTTGCGGAAAAGGGCTTGATAGGAACACTGATTGTTAAAGACCATTCCCGTCTTGGTCGTAACCGCTTGGTTGTCGGTCAGTTATTGGAAGAAGGCTTTGACAGTTTAGGCGTGCGATATATCGCCATAATGGACAATATCGACACCGCTAAAGGTATCAGCGATCTTGTTCCGATGCAGGACTTATTCAACGAATGGCACGCTAAAAACACAAGCCAAAAGGTACACAATGTCTTTAGGAACAAGGGTATGTCAGGCGTTCCTCTAACAACAAATCCACCGTTCGGGTATATGAAAAATCCCGATGATAAAAAGGAATGGATGATTGATGAGGAAGCTGCCAAAGTGGTACGAAGAATCTTTGCTCTATGTGTTGACGGTTTCGGACCAACGCAGATCGCCAAGAAGCTGAAAGCCGACAAGGTTATGACTCCCACGGAGTATTGGAACAGTATCGGAAGGAATTGCGGCAAGCCGCCTGAAAAACCGTTTAACTGGTGTTCAGCAACCATTGCAGATATTCTTGCTAAGCAGGAATACTGTGGGGATACGGTCAATTTCCGAAGCACGACCAAGTCTTTCAAGAACAAAACGAAGATTGAAAGACCGCAGGAGGAATGGAAAATCTTCCCGAATACCCATCCTGCCATTATCGAGCGTGAGGTGTTTGAGTTGGTGCAGGAACTTCGACAGCATCGCCGCAGACCGACCAAAAGCGGAATTGTCAGTCCGTTTTCGGGACTGCTCTACTGTGCGGATTGTGGACAGAAACTATATTACAGCGTAACAGGTAACTACAAGCGTGAACAGGCAAATTTCTTTTGTTCCTCATACCGCAAAAATTCCGAAGTATGTTCCGCCCATTATATCCGAGAAAAAGTCGTGATGGAAACGGTATTGGAAAGTATGAGGAGAATCCTCTTAAATGTGCAAGCCTTTGAAAAAGAGTTTGTCCGCAAGCAAATGGAATGTTACAGCGAGGACAAAAAGAAAGAACTTGCACAGAAACGCCGTGAACTGAACAAGGCGAAAAAGCGTATTGCCGAGATAGACAGTCTGATACAGAAAATCTATGAGGATAACGCTATCGGTAAAATATCTGATGAACGCTATGCGACTCTTTCAATGTCTTACGAGGAAGAACAACAACGCTTAAAGGCAGGTATTCCCGAAATGGAAAATTATCTCGAAACTGAAACGGACAAGACCGAAAGCCTGCAAAAATTCATTGACAAGGTAAAGAAGATTACTGAACTCAAAGAACTTACGCCCGAACTGATACACGAGTTTATCGACAGGATTATCGTGTACGCACCGAGATACCTTGACGGAAAGCGTGTTCAGTTGATGGACATTTATTACAACGGTGTAGGCATTTTACGGGAACTCAGTCCCGAAGAAATGGAAAATGCGTTCCAAGAGCATTTAGAAGAACGGGAACGCAACAAAGCAAAAACGGCATAG
- a CDS encoding transposon-encoded TnpW family protein, which translates to MMYVNNQGNTIERTGEIYTLLDEITDYLATLTKEERIAWFRQSMYLEPLNFAKEIDGTLYVVRAFFKEDAGENITEKVERIVLKKE; encoded by the coding sequence ATGATGTATGTAAATAATCAGGGCAACACTATAGAACGAACAGGCGAAATTTACACGCTGCTCGATGAGATAACCGACTATCTTGCCACTCTTACCAAAGAAGAGCGTATAGCGTGGTTTCGGCAAAGTATGTATCTTGAACCACTGAACTTTGCAAAAGAGATTGACGGCACACTCTATGTAGTCAGAGCCTTTTTCAAGGAAGATGCAGGCGAGAATATCACCGAAAAAGTGGAACGCATTGTCTTGAAAAAAGAGTAG
- a CDS encoding reverse transcriptase domain-containing protein, whose amino-acid sequence MKPTTEILARISQNSLANKEEVFTKLYRHLLRPDIYFVAYKNLYANNGAATKGVNEDTADGFSEAKIDSIIKALADETYQPMPVRRTYIQKKNNRKKLRPLGIPTFTDKLVQEVLRMILEAVYEPIFLDVSHGFRPKRSCHTALKQLRREFNGTRWFVEGDIKGCFDNINHAVLVGLLNNKIKDARITKLIYKFLKAGYLENWQYHKTYSGTPQGGIISPLLANIYLHELDKFVMKLKSEFDTPGVGQITPEYRELHNEIKRLSHRLTKVTGEEREMVLAEYKPKRQKLMTIPCTAQTDKKLKYVRYADDFLIAVKGNREDCQWIKSKLAEFIGDTLKMELSEDKTLITHSSKCARFLGYDVRVRRSGKIKRGGPGHVKMRTLNGGVELLVPLNDKIRQFVFTKGVAIQKKDGSMFPVHRKYLVGLTDLEIVSVYNAELRGICNYYGMASNFCKLHYLAYLMEYSCLKTLASKHKTSLSKTIDKFNDGTGKWGIPYETKQGDKRRYFANYADCKGKGPATDYISNAAVVYGYAVNTLENRLKAKVCELCGTTESDHYEVHHINKLKNLKGKERWEIAMIAKHRKTLVVCRDCHRSIIHKK is encoded by the coding sequence ATGAAGCCAACAACGGAAATTTTAGCAAGAATCAGTCAAAACTCACTTGCAAATAAAGAAGAAGTATTTACAAAACTGTATCGCCATCTGTTGCGTCCTGACATTTACTTTGTGGCATACAAAAACCTGTATGCCAACAACGGTGCGGCAACAAAAGGAGTAAACGAGGATACGGCGGACGGTTTCAGTGAAGCCAAAATAGATAGTATTATCAAAGCATTGGCGGACGAAACCTATCAGCCCATGCCGGTGAGGCGAACCTATATCCAGAAGAAGAATAACCGCAAAAAGCTGCGTCCCTTAGGTATACCAACCTTTACTGACAAATTGGTGCAGGAAGTGTTGCGGATGATACTGGAAGCGGTATATGAACCTATCTTTCTGGATGTCTCCCACGGTTTTAGGCCAAAAAGAAGTTGTCATACGGCCTTAAAACAGTTGAGACGGGAGTTCAACGGTACGCGTTGGTTTGTTGAAGGCGACATCAAAGGTTGCTTTGACAACATCAACCACGCTGTTCTTGTAGGCTTGCTGAACAATAAAATCAAGGACGCTCGGATAACCAAGCTGATTTACAAATTCCTGAAAGCAGGATATTTAGAGAATTGGCAGTACCATAAGACGTACAGCGGTACACCGCAAGGCGGTATCATTTCTCCGCTACTCGCCAACATCTACCTGCACGAATTGGACAAGTTTGTAATGAAGTTGAAATCCGAATTTGACACGCCCGGAGTGGGACAAATCACACCTGAATACCGAGAGCTGCACAATGAAATCAAACGGCTATCCCACCGCTTGACGAAAGTAACAGGTGAGGAAAGGGAAATGGTGCTGGCAGAGTATAAGCCCAAACGTCAGAAACTGATGACCATTCCCTGCACTGCGCAGACCGACAAAAAACTGAAATATGTTCGGTATGCGGATGATTTTCTAATAGCAGTCAAGGGAAACCGTGAGGACTGTCAATGGATTAAGAGCAAACTGGCCGAGTTTATCGGAGATACACTGAAAATGGAACTCAGTGAAGATAAAACGCTCATAACCCATAGCAGTAAATGTGCAAGGTTCTTAGGCTATGATGTGCGTGTGCGCAGAAGCGGAAAAATAAAGCGGGGTGGCCCCGGTCATGTAAAAATGCGTACCCTCAATGGGGGTGTAGAACTGTTGGTGCCACTTAACGATAAAATCCGTCAATTCGTTTTCACTAAAGGTGTGGCGATACAGAAGAAAGATGGTTCCATGTTTCCAGTTCATCGGAAATATCTGGTTGGGCTCACAGACTTAGAAATCGTTTCAGTATACAATGCGGAGTTAAGAGGAATATGCAACTATTATGGTATGGCAAGCAACTTTTGCAAGCTGCACTATCTTGCCTACCTTATGGAATACAGTTGCTTAAAAACCCTTGCTTCAAAGCATAAAACCAGCCTATCCAAAACCATTGACAAGTTTAATGATGGCACAGGAAAATGGGGTATACCCTATGAAACGAAGCAGGGAGACAAAAGGCGTTACTTCGCAAATTACGCCGACTGCAAAGGCAAGGGCCCTGCTACGGATTACATCAGCAATGCTGCCGTTGTCTACGGATACGCAGTCAATACCCTTGAAAACCGGCTGAAAGCAAAGGTCTGTGAGTTATGCGGAACGACAGAGAGCGACCATTACGAGGTTCACCACATTAACAAACTCAAAAATCTCAAAGGCAAGGAACGGTGGGAAATCGCAATGATTGCCAAACACAGAAAAACGCTTGTGGTGTGCAGGGATTGCCACCGCAGTATTATCCACAAAAAGTGA
- a CDS encoding relaxase/mobilization nuclease domain-containing protein, which translates to MATTSLWHIEGRLKDLIAYVEDPEKTRADNPNLQPLWDVFSYVSRPEATEQGEYVSAINCLKEIALQQMILTKKQYGKENGYIAWHGYQSFKPNEVSPEQAHQIGLQTAKEMWGDKYQIIVTTHLDKDHLHNVRPDRAMRKAV; encoded by the coding sequence ATGGCAACAACAAGTCTATGGCATATCGAAGGCAGACTGAAAGACCTGATCGCCTATGTGGAAGATCCCGAAAAGACAAGAGCAGACAATCCGAACTTGCAGCCGTTGTGGGATGTGTTTTCCTATGTCAGCCGCCCCGAAGCCACCGAGCAGGGCGAGTATGTTTCGGCTATCAACTGTCTCAAAGAAATCGCTTTGCAACAGATGATTTTAACGAAAAAACAGTACGGCAAGGAAAACGGATATATCGCTTGGCACGGGTATCAAAGTTTCAAGCCGAACGAGGTCTCACCCGAACAGGCACACCAAATCGGCTTGCAAACCGCAAAAGAAATGTGGGGAGATAAGTATCAGATTATCGTCACTACCCACCTTGACAAAGACCATCTGCACAATGTACGCCCGGATAGGGCAATGAGAAAAGCAGTATGA
- a CDS encoding plasmid mobilization protein, translating to MNKENNKKVRIKVRLTEEENEELKRCAAACGLSQSEFIRQLCKGKMPKAKPAKEFWELLNTLYSVHNSFQKCAKYEHSTLEICKEIECLILDLQKAT from the coding sequence TTGAACAAAGAAAACAATAAAAAAGTGCGTATTAAAGTACGCTTAACCGAAGAAGAAAATGAAGAATTGAAACGCTGTGCGGCAGCGTGTGGACTGTCACAATCGGAGTTTATCCGTCAGCTTTGCAAAGGGAAAATGCCGAAGGCGAAACCTGCAAAAGAGTTTTGGGAACTATTGAATACCCTTTACTCTGTCCATAACAGCTTTCAGAAATGTGCTAAGTATGAACATTCTACTTTAGAAATCTGCAAGGAAATTGAATGCCTGATCCTCGATTTACAGAAGGCGACATAA
- a CDS encoding Fic family protein, with protein sequence MEYLTVTQAAEKWGISTRRVRLLCANGEIDGVIRKGKLYMIPAETEKPLDKRKLPNKRKRGRFADILTEIDIKKVKLDDMRPLTAGETQRLRDEFMVDFTYNSNAIEGNTLTLKETAMVLEGMTIDRKPLKDHLEAVGHRDAFLYIEDIAQNKTRLRDMEIKAIHSLVLMNRPEDKGVYRRIPVTIAGAYTQPVQPFLIEPKLMELLAENEERKKTMHPIERIARFHLEFEGIHPFIDGNGRTGRLILNLELIRNGYPAINVKFTDRKRYYDAFDVFYRDGKADDMVLLVAEYVNERLDRYLEIVKE encoded by the coding sequence ATGGAATATTTAACAGTTACACAGGCGGCGGAAAAATGGGGTATCTCTACCCGTCGTGTTCGTTTGCTTTGTGCCAATGGTGAAATTGACGGAGTTATCCGCAAAGGAAAATTATATATGATACCTGCAGAAACAGAAAAACCGTTGGATAAACGAAAATTGCCTAACAAAAGAAAACGCGGCAGATTTGCAGATATACTAACTGAAATTGATATTAAAAAAGTTAAACTTGACGATATGCGTCCGCTTACTGCAGGCGAAACACAGCGTTTGCGTGATGAATTTATGGTTGACTTCACCTATAATTCAAACGCTATTGAAGGCAACACGCTTACTTTAAAAGAGACCGCTATGGTGCTTGAAGGGATGACCATAGACCGCAAGCCTTTGAAAGATCATCTTGAAGCTGTCGGGCACCGTGACGCATTCCTTTATATTGAAGATATTGCACAAAATAAGACAAGGTTGAGAGATATGGAAATCAAGGCGATTCATTCGTTGGTACTAATGAATAGACCTGAAGATAAAGGAGTTTACCGCCGTATTCCTGTCACAATTGCAGGTGCATATACCCAGCCGGTACAACCATTTCTCATTGAGCCGAAATTGATGGAGTTACTTGCCGAAAATGAAGAGCGTAAAAAAACAATGCATCCGATTGAACGCATTGCCCGTTTTCATCTCGAATTTGAAGGAATACACCCTTTTATAGACGGTAACGGCAGAACAGGTCGATTGATTTTAAATCTTGAGCTTATCCGTAACGGCTATCCCGCAATCAATGTGAAGTTTACTGACCGTAAACGCTATTATGATGCTTTTGATGTATTTTATCGTGACGGCAAAGCAGACGATATGGTGTTACTTGTTGCAGAGTATGTAAACGAACGCCTTGACCGATATTTAGAAATTGTGAAAGAGTAA
- a CDS encoding site-specific DNA-methyltransferase, protein MSTNISKQKREDLLNKIKEIRTFIASAPQDENTGNLLSYLSDLEKDVNGKKYGLVFEEHREEIDEVLDTHTPVLTEEKELFIDNGGKMNFLIEGDNLASLKLLEKTHKGKIDLIYIDPPYNTGNKDFIYDDAYIDNNDCYRHSKWISFLIQRLKIARNLLTQDGVIFMSIDDNEQAELRMIADYIFGEHNFISEMIWQKKKGGSNDSRHVATEHEYILMYSKNKELLNNIFIAYGEEYVTRYKEKDEKGRFFWDTFKRKSGKQYYAITCPDGTVLEKDENGEPISWLRSEKRFLSDLAEGEARIIKVKGKWTVHFKQRQPEGYKPRSIITEYGTTSDGAAELKELFNSTNIFSNPKPVKLIEYLIKFIQNKNISILDFFAGSGTTGHAVMKLNAEDGGNRKFILCTNNENNICRDVTYERIKRVIDKENYSASLKYYKVEYVPISERMYYEYADELLRHIRELVELENGVNFIGNAEIAIVLTEEELDDFMTNIEAYGKCHKLYMGHDLLPDEEQEQSLADHGIEINIIPDYYYRDLQEV, encoded by the coding sequence ATGAGTACAAATATATCAAAACAAAAGCGTGAGGACTTGCTGAATAAAATAAAAGAAATCCGAACCTTTATTGCTTCAGCTCCGCAGGATGAGAATACTGGTAACCTGCTTTCTTATCTTTCTGATTTAGAGAAAGATGTAAACGGCAAGAAATATGGACTTGTATTCGAGGAACACCGTGAGGAAATTGACGAGGTGCTTGATACCCATACCCCGGTACTTACCGAAGAAAAAGAACTGTTCATTGACAACGGCGGAAAAATGAATTTTCTCATCGAGGGGGACAACCTTGCTTCTCTTAAATTGCTCGAAAAAACACATAAAGGAAAAATTGACCTCATATACATAGATCCACCGTATAATACAGGAAACAAAGACTTCATATATGATGATGCATATATTGACAATAATGATTGTTATCGCCATAGTAAATGGATTAGTTTTTTAATTCAACGCTTAAAAATTGCACGCAATCTTCTTACTCAGGATGGCGTGATTTTTATGAGCATTGATGATAACGAACAGGCTGAGCTTCGTATGATTGCTGACTATATTTTTGGTGAACATAATTTTATATCAGAAATGATATGGCAAAAGAAAAAAGGTGGTAGCAATGATTCTCGACATGTTGCTACTGAACATGAATATATTCTTATGTATTCAAAAAACAAAGAGTTACTTAATAATATTTTTATTGCTTATGGTGAAGAATATGTTACTCGTTATAAGGAGAAAGATGAAAAAGGGAGGTTCTTTTGGGATACTTTCAAAAGAAAATCAGGTAAACAGTATTATGCAATTACTTGTCCAGATGGTACAGTCCTTGAAAAAGATGAAAATGGAGAACCTATTTCATGGTTGCGTTCAGAAAAACGTTTTCTTTCAGATTTAGCAGAGGGAGAAGCAAGAATTATAAAAGTCAAAGGAAAATGGACAGTACATTTTAAGCAAAGACAACCTGAAGGATACAAACCTCGTTCTATTATAACTGAATACGGAACGACTTCAGATGGTGCTGCAGAATTAAAGGAATTATTTAATTCTACTAATATCTTCAGTAATCCAAAGCCAGTAAAACTGATTGAATATTTAATTAAATTTATTCAAAATAAAAATATTTCAATCCTTGATTTTTTTGCAGGTAGCGGAACAACTGGACATGCAGTTATGAAATTGAATGCAGAAGATGGCGGTAATCGCAAATTCATTCTTTGCACCAACAATGAAAATAATATCTGCCGTGATGTTACATATGAGAGAATTAAACGTGTTATCGATAAGGAAAATTATTCTGCGAGCCTGAAATATTACAAGGTAGAATATGTGCCGATTTCAGAGCGTATGTACTACGAATATGCGGACGAGTTGTTAAGGCATATCCGTGAACTTGTAGAACTTGAAAACGGCGTAAATTTCATCGGCAACGCTGAAATTGCTATCGTGCTAACCGAAGAAGAACTTGATGATTTTATGACAAATATCGAAGCCTACGGCAAGTGCCACAAACTGTATATGGGGCACGATTTGCTGCCCGATGAGGAACAGGAACAGTCCCTTGCTGACCACGGTATCGAAATCAATATCATTCCCGACTACTATTATCGGGATTTACAGGAGGTGTAA